The following DNA comes from Actinomycetota bacterium.
GCGGGTCACGCGGCCGCCGCCCAACCCGGCGCCGCCGAGTCCCGCGCCGCTGACCTGCTCCGCCAACCGGTCGGCCACGTGCTGGGCCAGCACCTCGGTCGTGGTGTTGCGGCCGGTGAACCGGTCGTCCTCGTCGAGGTTGCGATAGCCCAGGTCCGCGACCACCGCCCGGAGCGCGCCGGCGGCCCGGCCGATGTCGACCAGCATCCCGTCGTCGTCCAGGGCCGGCCCGGAGAACGTCGCGTCCACGACGTACGTC
Coding sequences within:
- a CDS encoding 6-carboxytetrahydropterin synthase, with protein sequence TYVVDATFSGPALDDDGMLVDIGRAAGALRAVVADLGYRNLDEDDRFTGRNTTTEVLAQHVADRLAEQVSGAGLGGAGLGGGRVTRLTVTLHESHVARASYERGV